In the Verrucomicrobiia bacterium genome, one interval contains:
- a CDS encoding type II toxin-antitoxin system RelE/ParE family toxin codes for MTAFQIIFTPTAAAELARMPKDLQLQILGEFRGVPHQVMATDLEDFGKLERDGRVLHRLRIGDYRIYFEKHDLGVLVHRILSRHTLKDFYFRHGLKVPEDEALQSNPRFWELIESARTASKG; via the coding sequence ATGACCGCGTTTCAAATCATTTTCACTCCGACGGCGGCGGCGGAACTCGCGCGGATGCCCAAGGATCTGCAACTGCAAATCCTCGGCGAATTCCGCGGCGTGCCGCATCAGGTCATGGCCACCGACCTGGAGGATTTCGGCAAGCTGGAACGGGACGGCCGCGTGTTGCACCGTCTGCGCATCGGCGACTACCGGATTTACTTCGAGAAACACGACCTCGGCGTGCTCGTGCACCGCATCCTGAGCCGGCACACGCTGAAGGATTTTTACTTCCGCCACGGCTTGAAGGTGCCGGAAGACGAAGCCCTGCAAAGCAACCCCCGCTTCTGGGAGCTCATCGAAAGCGCCCGCACGGCCAGCAAGGGGTGA
- a CDS encoding TrkA family potassium uptake protein — MSLRIFILGGGRFGTHLASRLCEFGCEVVIADSSPKRVEDLSEDGFHAVELDADDEEALRAAGAPEADAVVVSIGENMQASILATLTLKELKAKKVVARAVDIKHAQVLEKVGADLVVLPSRDMAYQLAETLRAGSVSERRPISGEYQLAYIRAGRVLDRVKLSDAQLPGKYRVTVVLISRDRPAGEAAAEDDAMENFEPEPDFVLQFNDLLAVTGRRTHIDRFEQKCGRDESRPD, encoded by the coding sequence ATGAGCTTGCGCATTTTCATTCTGGGCGGCGGCCGCTTTGGCACCCACCTCGCCTCCCGCCTGTGCGAATTCGGCTGCGAAGTGGTCATCGCCGACTCCAGTCCGAAACGCGTGGAGGACCTGTCCGAGGACGGCTTTCACGCCGTGGAACTGGACGCCGATGACGAGGAGGCGCTCCGGGCCGCCGGTGCGCCGGAGGCTGACGCGGTCGTGGTTTCGATTGGCGAAAACATGCAGGCGAGCATTCTGGCCACCCTGACGTTGAAGGAGCTGAAGGCGAAAAAGGTCGTGGCCCGCGCGGTGGACATCAAACACGCGCAGGTGCTCGAGAAGGTGGGCGCCGACCTGGTGGTGCTGCCCAGCCGCGACATGGCTTATCAACTGGCCGAAACCCTGCGGGCCGGTTCGGTGTCCGAGCGCCGGCCCATCAGCGGCGAATATCAGCTCGCCTACATCCGCGCCGGCCGCGTCCTGGACCGCGTGAAATTGAGCGATGCCCAGTTGCCGGGGAAGTATCGCGTCACCGTCGTGCTCATCAGCCGCGACCGGCCCGCGGGGGAGGCCGCGGCGGAGGACGACGCGATGGAGAATTTCGAGCCCGAACCGGATTTCGTGCTCCAGTTCAATGACCTGCTCGCCGTGACGGGCAGGCGCACGCACATCGACCGCTTCGAGCAAAAGTGCGGGCGGGACGAATCCCGGCCGGATTGA
- a CDS encoding DUF6580 family putative transport protein, protein MKGKLALPIALMVVFALTRVPGMLPQNFSAAYALVFCAGVYFSGRMAWWLPLGTMLVTDIGLNLYYWLALGWNVWTPTNIAYQSFNYVAYLALIWLGRRFKPTASFVSLLGGGILGAILFYFITNTASWLFNPFHNPEYTKTFASWLLALTKGIGGWPSTWEFFRNTLLSGGLFTGLFVGAMKLSEAAEEREEEAEEPDATPEAEPEESQA, encoded by the coding sequence GTGAAAGGAAAACTCGCATTGCCCATCGCCTTGATGGTGGTGTTCGCGCTGACGCGCGTGCCGGGCATGTTGCCGCAGAATTTCAGCGCTGCCTACGCGCTGGTGTTCTGCGCAGGCGTGTATTTTTCCGGCCGCATGGCGTGGTGGCTGCCGCTGGGAACCATGCTGGTCACGGACATCGGATTGAATCTGTATTACTGGCTGGCGCTGGGATGGAACGTGTGGACGCCGACCAACATTGCCTATCAAAGCTTCAACTACGTGGCCTATCTCGCGTTGATCTGGCTGGGGCGGCGGTTCAAGCCAACAGCGTCCTTCGTGTCACTTCTCGGCGGTGGGATTCTCGGGGCCATTCTGTTCTATTTTATCACGAACACGGCATCGTGGCTGTTCAACCCTTTCCACAACCCCGAATATACCAAGACGTTCGCAAGCTGGCTGCTTGCATTGACCAAAGGCATCGGCGGCTGGCCTTCTACTTGGGAATTTTTCCGCAATACGCTCCTGAGCGGCGGGCTGTTCACCGGCCTGTTTGTCGGCGCCATGAAGCTCAGCGAGGCCGCCGAGGAACGGGAGGAGGAAGCCGAGGAACCCGACGCCACGCCCGAGGCCGAACCGGAAGAATCACAAGCATAG
- a CDS encoding MFS transporter gives MSRKLSPFWTLFILTGLNLFNYFDRYVLSAVLPSVQRDLVLTDSQNGWLGTAFMLGYFVTSPVFGYLGDRTSRKWLIAVGIFVWSVGTLLTGFAATFAMMIGFRVLVGVGEASYATISPSYISDTFGSARRNNALTIFYVAIPVGAALGTIIGGLISEHWGWRHAFIWAGAPGLLLALLLLPFAEPGRGAADGVDHVSKPRVADVLRLFCLPDYLLVVGGYVAYTFALGAFALWGPTFLNRVHGMAEARAAEFFGLVLVVAGLLGTFVGGFAATAWHKRNRAAYAWVLGLSVLVAVPVSAGAFLAQSQTVSMACLAAAMFLLFLGTGPVNTLILETVPVNLRASAMALSIFLIHLFGDVPSPLMVGWLSDQWQSLQKAVLVLPVALGVGALLWLWLALKLKAGAPAQSGRGTNSGVMPAASQ, from the coding sequence ATGAGCCGCAAACTGTCGCCGTTCTGGACGTTGTTCATCCTCACCGGGCTGAACCTCTTCAACTATTTCGACCGCTACGTCCTGTCCGCCGTGCTGCCGTCCGTGCAGCGCGATCTGGTCCTGACGGACAGCCAGAACGGCTGGCTCGGCACGGCGTTCATGCTGGGCTACTTCGTCACGTCGCCCGTGTTCGGCTACCTGGGCGACCGGACCTCGCGCAAATGGCTGATCGCGGTGGGCATTTTCGTCTGGAGCGTGGGCACGCTGCTCACCGGCTTCGCGGCGACGTTTGCGATGATGATCGGCTTTCGCGTGCTCGTTGGCGTGGGCGAAGCCAGCTACGCGACGATCAGCCCCAGCTACATTTCCGACACGTTTGGGTCCGCCCGGCGGAACAACGCGTTGACGATTTTCTACGTGGCGATTCCCGTCGGTGCGGCGCTGGGCACCATCATCGGCGGGCTCATTTCCGAACATTGGGGCTGGCGGCACGCGTTCATCTGGGCCGGCGCGCCCGGGTTGCTGCTCGCGCTGCTCCTGCTGCCCTTTGCCGAACCCGGCCGCGGCGCGGCCGATGGCGTGGATCACGTCAGCAAACCGCGCGTGGCCGATGTGCTGCGGCTTTTCTGCCTGCCGGATTACCTGCTCGTGGTCGGCGGCTACGTGGCCTACACGTTTGCCCTGGGCGCGTTTGCCCTGTGGGGGCCGACCTTTCTGAATCGCGTCCACGGGATGGCCGAAGCCCGGGCCGCGGAATTTTTCGGTCTCGTGCTGGTGGTGGCGGGCCTGCTGGGAACCTTCGTGGGCGGGTTTGCCGCGACGGCGTGGCACAAGCGCAATCGCGCCGCCTACGCGTGGGTGCTGGGCTTGTCCGTGCTGGTGGCCGTGCCGGTGTCAGCCGGCGCCTTTCTCGCGCAGTCCCAGACGGTGTCCATGGCCTGTCTGGCCGCGGCCATGTTCCTGCTGTTCCTCGGCACCGGGCCGGTGAACACGTTGATTCTGGAAACCGTGCCGGTGAATCTCCGCGCCAGCGCCATGGCGTTGTCCATCTTCCTCATCCATCTGTTTGGCGACGTGCCGTCCCCGCTCATGGTGGGCTGGTTGTCCGACCAATGGCAAAGCCTGCAAAAGGCCGTGCTGGTGCTGCCCGTGGCGTTGGGCGTCGGGGCGCTGCTCTGGCTTTGGCTGGCGTTGAAGCTGAAGGCCGGCGCGCCGGCTCAGTCGGGCAGGGGGACGAATTCCGGCGTGATGCCCGCGGCATCGCAGTGA
- a CDS encoding HNH endonuclease, translated as MSTSFLNSQVLVLNRLWQAVNVCSVRRALTLLFQGHAEVVLSRPDGSFQTFDFREWHSLSQAEPHPESIHTISFRIRVPRVILLAMFDHMPKKEVKFTRHNIFERDKNTCQYCGHVFDRKDLNLDHVIPRDRGGPTTWENIVCSCIRCNTRKSNRTPIEAGMHLVRKPKKPKWRPFVQINLHFQQHESWKHFVDLAYWNVELGEEAG; from the coding sequence ATGAGCACTTCGTTCCTCAATTCGCAGGTGCTGGTTCTCAACCGGCTGTGGCAGGCGGTCAACGTCTGCTCTGTCCGCCGCGCGCTCACGCTGTTGTTTCAAGGGCACGCCGAGGTCGTGCTCAGCCGGCCGGACGGCAGCTTCCAGACGTTCGATTTCCGCGAATGGCACAGCCTGTCGCAGGCCGAACCGCATCCGGAAAGCATCCACACCATTTCGTTCCGCATCCGCGTGCCGCGGGTGATCCTGCTCGCCATGTTCGACCACATGCCGAAGAAGGAGGTGAAATTCACCCGGCACAACATCTTCGAGCGCGACAAGAACACCTGCCAGTATTGCGGCCATGTGTTCGACCGGAAGGATTTGAATCTCGACCATGTCATCCCGCGCGACCGCGGCGGGCCGACGACGTGGGAAAACATCGTCTGCTCGTGCATCCGCTGCAACACGCGCAAGAGCAACCGGACGCCGATTGAGGCCGGCATGCACCTCGTCCGCAAGCCGAAGAAGCCCAAGTGGCGTCCGTTCGTGCAGATCAATCTGCACTTCCAACAGCACGAAAGCTGGAAGCACTTCGTGGATCTCGCCTACTGGAACGTGGAACTCGGCGAAGAGGCGGGGTAG
- a CDS encoding metallophosphoesterase family protein — MSARTKIGVISDTHDFLDPRVKELFADVQHILHAGDIGTVWITFQLEQIAPVTAVVGNTDSGLDFKEVAVVTVAQRKFLLQHIVNPAAPDDQLRRQLAKHRPDAVIFGHTHKTYNDAQSGTLFFNPGYAGRPRLNQPRSVAIFHCDAAGITPEFVPLPD, encoded by the coding sequence ATGAGTGCCAGAACCAAAATTGGAGTGATTTCCGACACCCACGATTTTCTTGATCCGCGGGTGAAGGAGCTGTTCGCCGATGTGCAGCACATTTTGCACGCGGGCGACATCGGCACGGTGTGGATCACGTTCCAGCTCGAACAAATCGCCCCGGTCACGGCCGTGGTCGGCAACACGGACAGCGGCCTGGATTTCAAGGAAGTGGCCGTGGTGACGGTCGCGCAGCGGAAGTTTCTGCTCCAGCACATCGTGAACCCGGCAGCGCCGGACGACCAGTTGCGGCGGCAGCTCGCGAAGCACCGGCCCGACGCCGTCATCTTTGGCCACACGCACAAGACCTACAATGACGCGCAGTCCGGCACGCTGTTCTTCAATCCCGGCTACGCGGGCCGGCCCCGGCTCAACCAGCCGCGCAGCGTGGCCATCTTTCACTGCGATGCCGCGGGCATCACGCCGGAATTCGTCCCCCTGCCCGACTGA
- a CDS encoding TIGR00730 family Rossman fold protein, whose amino-acid sequence MTNGNGDNHFIKEDPWRIFRIMAEFVESFETMSRVGPAVTVFGSARMKPADPCYQLTVELGKQLAKHKIAVITGGGPGLMEAANKGAAQAKGKSVGLNIELPHEQKGNRYANLPLHFHYFFARKVCFAKYSMGFIFMPGGFGTLDEFAEILTLVQTGRIPRFPLILFGKQFWSGLIAWMQAQMQQRRKLIGPRDLELFNVVDRPEEAVELILDYERRVGPPETVPTAFQ is encoded by the coding sequence ATGACCAATGGCAATGGCGACAACCACTTCATCAAGGAGGATCCGTGGCGCATCTTCCGCATCATGGCGGAGTTTGTGGAATCCTTTGAAACCATGTCGCGGGTGGGCCCGGCCGTGACGGTGTTCGGCTCGGCGCGGATGAAGCCGGCCGACCCGTGCTACCAGTTGACGGTCGAACTCGGCAAGCAGCTCGCCAAACACAAGATCGCGGTCATCACGGGCGGCGGACCGGGGCTGATGGAGGCGGCCAACAAGGGCGCGGCCCAGGCAAAGGGAAAATCGGTCGGCCTGAACATCGAACTGCCGCACGAACAAAAGGGTAATCGCTACGCAAACCTCCCGCTGCACTTCCACTACTTTTTCGCCCGCAAGGTCTGCTTCGCCAAATACAGCATGGGATTCATCTTCATGCCGGGCGGCTTTGGCACCCTGGATGAATTCGCCGAAATCCTGACGCTGGTGCAGACGGGACGCATCCCCCGCTTTCCGCTGATTCTCTTCGGCAAACAATTCTGGTCCGGCCTCATCGCGTGGATGCAGGCGCAGATGCAGCAGCGCCGCAAACTCATCGGGCCGCGCGACCTCGAACTCTTCAACGTGGTGGACCGGCCGGAGGAGGCCGTCGAGCTCATCCTCGACTATGAACGCCGCGTCGGTCCGCCCGAGACCGTGCCCACGGCATTCCAGTGA
- a CDS encoding potassium transporter TrkG, translating to MHWWGREKSDESRGVPGRRGGATPRVWQRFMARFGGRTGYKSTLRGHEAPLRPIPYAFGALILVGALFLRLPLAHNPGRSISSLDALFLSTSATCVTGLSPVNVAEVFNGFGQAVLLVLIQAGGIGIMTAGTFFLVLTGNRLSLAHEQSIAGAFGQLRSVRPGDIFAYACVVVLVTELAGAVALFSLISQQWPEQPVGIALWQAVFHSVSAFCNAGISIFPEGLARWKNVPALLGVVDALVITGGIGLLTLVNLRYYRWWRRDSRKRGSLSVQTRLSVVLTVLLLAGGTLLTLALEWNRTLAAAHSFGERLSWAFFHSTMTRTAGFSVVDLAQMHPATLQISIVLMFIGGAPGSMAGGIKTSTTAVLVLAAWAALRRRSEVNLFGRRVPGSQTSAAVMILLLATASLLLAVILLMITEGGSLAVHARHGWLGVVFEAVSAFGTVGLSADVTPLLTSPGKAIIIALMFLGRVGPLMLAMHLCRPLVPWHVRYPEESISLG from the coding sequence ATGCATTGGTGGGGCCGAGAGAAGTCAGATGAATCCCGCGGCGTGCCGGGCCGGCGTGGCGGGGCCACGCCCCGGGTCTGGCAGCGCTTCATGGCGCGGTTCGGGGGCCGCACCGGCTACAAGTCAACCCTGCGCGGCCACGAGGCGCCGCTCCGCCCGATTCCGTATGCGTTTGGGGCCCTGATTCTGGTTGGCGCGCTGTTCCTGCGGCTGCCCCTGGCGCACAACCCGGGGCGGAGCATTTCCTCGCTCGATGCGCTGTTCCTGTCCACGTCCGCCACCTGCGTCACCGGCTTGAGTCCGGTGAACGTGGCGGAGGTTTTCAACGGCTTCGGCCAGGCGGTGCTGCTGGTGCTGATCCAGGCCGGCGGCATCGGCATCATGACGGCGGGCACGTTTTTTCTGGTGCTGACCGGGAACCGGCTGTCGCTCGCGCACGAGCAATCCATTGCCGGTGCGTTCGGACAATTGCGTTCGGTCCGGCCCGGCGACATTTTTGCCTACGCTTGCGTCGTCGTGCTGGTCACGGAACTGGCCGGTGCGGTGGCGTTGTTCAGCTTGATTTCCCAGCAATGGCCGGAGCAGCCGGTGGGCATCGCGCTCTGGCAGGCGGTGTTCCATTCGGTCAGCGCCTTTTGCAACGCGGGGATTTCGATTTTTCCCGAAGGGCTGGCGCGCTGGAAAAATGTGCCGGCCCTGCTCGGCGTCGTGGACGCGCTGGTTATCACGGGCGGCATCGGGCTGCTGACCTTGGTCAATCTCCGTTACTACCGCTGGTGGCGGCGCGATTCGCGCAAACGCGGCAGCCTGAGCGTGCAGACCCGGCTATCCGTGGTGCTCACGGTCCTGCTGCTCGCGGGCGGGACGTTGCTGACGCTGGCGCTGGAATGGAACCGCACCCTGGCGGCGGCGCATTCGTTCGGTGAACGCCTGTCGTGGGCGTTTTTTCATTCGACCATGACCCGCACGGCGGGCTTCAGCGTCGTGGATCTGGCGCAGATGCATCCGGCGACGCTGCAAATCAGCATTGTGCTCATGTTCATCGGCGGGGCGCCCGGTTCGATGGCGGGCGGCATCAAGACCAGCACCACGGCGGTGCTGGTGCTGGCGGCCTGGGCGGCCCTGCGCCGCCGCAGCGAGGTGAATCTGTTTGGCCGCCGTGTGCCGGGCAGCCAGACCAGCGCAGCCGTGATGATTCTGCTGCTGGCCACGGCGAGCCTGTTGCTGGCGGTGATCCTGTTGATGATCACCGAAGGCGGCAGTCTTGCGGTGCACGCGCGGCACGGCTGGCTGGGGGTGGTGTTCGAAGCGGTGTCCGCCTTCGGCACCGTGGGGTTGAGCGCGGATGTGACGCCGCTTTTGACCAGTCCGGGCAAGGCGATTATCATCGCGCTCATGTTCCTCGGGCGCGTTGGGCCGCTGATGCTGGCCATGCACCTGTGCCGGCCGCTGGTGCCGTGGCATGTCCGGTATCCCGAGGAAAGCATTTCACTGGGTTGA